A genomic window from Enoplosus armatus isolate fEnoArm2 chromosome 20, fEnoArm2.hap1, whole genome shotgun sequence includes:
- the cog7 gene encoding conserved oligomeric Golgi complex subunit 7, whose translation MDFSKFLDDDFDVKDWVNGAFKVVQKDAPGKADTHAATLVMKLQLFIQEVNNSIEESSNQALQNMPRVLRDVEALKQEASFLKEQMVLVKEDIKKFEQDTVQSMQVLVEIDQVKGRMQVAAEALQEADKWSTLSADIEETFKTQDLAVISSKLTSMQNSLAMLVDTPDYSEKCVHLEALKNRLEALASPQIVSTFNSMSIDQAKLFVKVFTEIDRMPQLLAYYYKCHKGQLVSMWQDLSQSHLSLNQQLSEFYDTLLSTWHSQLQWSSQVFKNPYEVVTVLLIQTLGAMVPSIPVCLSTAVERAAQEQRLDTLLELHHTTSTFGRGLEAAMLPHLGENNLLKVNELVCALYDPYKPYQLQYGDLEEAHLLIQISAVPLEHGEVIDCVEELSHSVGKLFGLASAAVDRCVKLTDGLAVCGLLKALKALFTKYVSDFSTTLQSVRKKCKMEDTPSSSVFQEDWTAFQNSVRIIATCGELLRQCGAFEQQLSNKILGTAGKYLSESYSPRSLAGIQEASSTERKSATKNPWQEYNYLQRGNMAEYNSLMEVLYSLKEKGTGNSNLLAEPRSALTRLNQQANQLAFDSVFLQIKHQLCLVSKMERQEEPGFGESYTEDLPTFSLSPQEYITNIGQYLMSLPLHLEPFVTQEDPALEMALHAGKLPFPPEQGDDLPELDNTADYWLGSIARATMQTYCDAILLIPQLSTHSTKQLATDIDYLSNVMDALGLQPSRSLQHIVTLLRAKPEDYRQTAKLLPRRLASTISALRCIDY comes from the exons ATGGATTTCTCCAAATTCCTGGACGATGATTTTGATGTGAAGGACTGGGTGAACGGCGCCTTCAAGGTGGTGCAGAAGGACGCGCCGGGGAAGGCGGACACACACGCAGCCACACTGGTCATGAAACTGCAGCTGTTCATTCAGGAAGTAAACAATTCTATCGAGG AGAGCAGCAACCAGGCCCTCCAAAATATGCCCAGAGTGCTGCGAGATGTGGAGGCTTTGAAACAGGAGGCTTCCTTCCTCAAGGAGCAAATGGTTCTGGTCAAAGAGGACATCAAGAAGTTTGAGCAGGACACCGTACAGTCTATGCAG GTCCTGGTGGAGATAGATCAGGTGAAGGGCCGCATGCAGGTGGCAGCTGAAGCGCTGCAGGAGGCAGACAAGTGGAGCACACTGAGTGCAGACATTGAGGAGACCTTCAAAACACAG GACCTTGCAGTAATCTCCTCCAAGCTGACCAGCATGCAGAACAGCCTGGCCATGTTGGTGGACACACCGGACTACTCTGAAAAGTGTGTCCACCTGGAGGCTCTGAAAAACAGACTGGAGGCCCTGGCCAGCCCACAAATAGTATCAACCTTTAATTCAATGTCTATAG accaAGCCAAGCTGTTTGTTAAAGTCTTCACAGAAATAGATAGAATGCCACAGCTCCTTGCCTACTATTACAAGTGTCACAAG GGCCAGTTGGTGAGCATGTGGCAGGATCTCTCTCAGAGCCATCTCAGTCTGAATCAGCAGCTATCTGAGTTCTACGACACTTTGCTCTCCACGTGGCATTCTCAACTACAGTGGAGCAGCCAG GTGTTCAAGAACCCGTATGAGGTGGTGACAGTGTTGCTGATCCAAACTCTGGGGGCCATGGTCCCGTCCATCCCTGTGTGCTTGAGCACGGCTGTGGAGCGGGCAGCCCAAGAGCAGCGTCTCGACACGCTGCTGGAGCTCCATCACACCACGTCCACCTTCGGACGCGGCCTGGAGGCCGCCATGCTGCCACACCTGG GTGAGAATAATCTGCTGAAGGTGAATGAGCTGGTCTGTGCGCTGTATGACCCCTACAAACCGTATCAACTGCAGTATGGAGATCTGGAGGAAGCTCACCTCCTCATCCAGATCAGTGCTGTACCTTTG GAACATGGGGAGGTAATTGACTGTGTGGAAGAGTTGAGCCACTCGGTTGGCAAGTTGTTTGGCCTGGCAAGCGCCGCTGTGGACCGCTGTGTCAAACTGACTGATGGACTAGCTGTGTGTGGCCTCCTCAAAGCCCTTAAAGCCCTCTTCACCAA ATATGTGTCGGACTTCTCCACAACACTGCAGTCAGTCAGGAAGAAGTGTAAAATGGAGGATACGCCAAGTTCATCTGTTTTCCAGGAGGACTGGACAGCTTTCCAGAACTCTGTCag gaTTATTGCCACTTGTGGAGAATTACTTAGACAATGTGGAGCCTTTGAGCAGCAGCTGTCAAACAA GATCCTGGGCACGGCAGGTAAGTACTTGTCCGAGTCGTACAGCCCACGCAGCCTGGCAGGCATCCAGGAGGCCAGctccacagagaggaagagcgcCACCAAGAACCCCTGGCAGGAGTACAACTACCTTCAGAGGGGAAACATGGCAGAATACAACAGCCTGATGGAAGTCCTCTACTCCCTAAAG GAGAAGGGCACAGGCAACTCCAACCTGTTAGCAGAGCCCAGATCTGCTCTCACCAGACTCAACCAGCAGGCCAACCAGCTGGCCTTCGACTCTGTCTTCCTGCAGATCAAACACCAGCTCTGCCTCGTCTCCAAGATGGAG AGACAAGAGGAACCTGGTTTTGGAGAGAGCTACACAGAGGACCTGCCTACTTTCAGCCTGTCACCACAAGAATACATTACAAAT ATCGGGCAGTACCTtatgtctctgcctctccactTGGAGCCATTTGTTACTCAGGAGGACCCGGCACTAGAGATGGCCCTACATGCTGGGAAGCTGCCTTTCCCTCCAGAGCAAG GTGACGACCTTCCCGAGCTGGACAACACAGCAGACTACTGGCTGGGCTCCATTGCTCGGGCAACCATGCAGACCTACTGCGATGCCATCCTGCTCATTCCCCAACTGAGCACCCATTCCACTAAACAGCTGGCCACAGATATCG ACTATCTGAGCAACGTGATGGACGCTCTGGGCCTGCAGCCCTCCCGCTCCCTGCAGCACATCGTCACCCTGCTGAGGGCCAAACCAGAAGACTACAGACAGACCGCCAAACTGCTGCCTCGTCGACTGGCCTCCACCATCTCTGCCCTCCGGTGCATCGACTACTGA
- the LOC139302865 gene encoding myeloid-associated differentiation marker-like protein 2, with protein MGIIDDVKDTVSKAVFTPSTLLSGRGGLHMAQIILSLVTFVLAAFRGGSSHTYWNYAMFTWAFCPIMTLIITIIEMLKLDIILNMFCMDWSDFTTGMAMSSTLMTVSVAITYANFYACLKCLYGWIVSIFAFLCGMVYTLEVVKDKILDKKTGSYLAALPGFWKVMEAFVSCIIFISLTGYRDKPALILCVIAYAIPFPILPVIIATNILKKLRMCLPFNLDRFVFIFLVISVVLYIFAAIVWPIFMFRNNPRPSDCPPSFCIWAIQFMVAFMTYVNLILFTLDLIFTLLGICGFKRT; from the coding sequence ATGGGAATAATTGATGATGTTAAGGACACAGTGTCCAAGGCTGTGTTTACTCCTTCTACTTTGTTATCCGGCCGAGGCGGGCTGCACATGGCTCAGATCATCTTGTCTCTGGTCACCTTTGTCCTGGCTGCCTTCAGAGGAGGGAGCAGCCATACCTACTGGAATTACGCTATGTTCACCTGGGCCTTCTGCCCCATCATGaccctcatcatcaccatcattgaGATGTTGAAGCTCGACATCATACTCAATATGTTTTGCATGGACTGGTCTGACTTCACCACAGGGATGGCCATGTCCTCTACGCTCATGACCGTCTCTGTTGCTATTACCTATGCCAACTTCTACGCCTGCCTGAAATGCCTATACGGCTGGATAGTGAgtatatttgctttcttgtgtGGTATGGTCTACACTCTCGAAGTGGTGAAGGACAAAATCCTGGACAAGAAGACCGGGAGCTACCTGGCTGCTCTGCCTGGATTCTGGAAGGTTATGGAGGCCTTCGTGAGCTGCATCATTTTTATATCACTGACTGGTTACAGAGACAAGCCAGCTCTGATCTTGTGTGTTATAGCATATGCCATTCCTTTCCCCATCCTCCCTGTAATCATAGCCACCAACATCCTCAAGAAACTGAGGATGTGTTTGCCCTTTAACCTGGACaggtttgtgtttatattcCTGGTGATATCTGTTGTGCTGTATATATTTGCTGCTATTGTGTGGCCCATTTTTATGTTCAGAAACAATCCTCGACCCAGTGACTGTCCACCCAGCTTCTGTATCTGGGCCATACAGTTTATGGTTGCATTTATGACCTATGTGAATCTCATTCTTTTCACACTGGACCTCATTTTTACCCTGCTGGGTATCTGTGGCTTTAAACGCACATAA
- the LOC139303873 gene encoding myeloid-associated differentiation marker-like protein 2, producing MCGPFKGCQGILRLLEIIFSALSLIVVIFRGVMVSPWGVWCEFVWVFCITVPLVLSVVEAKMWHILLAAFLPNWADLTCGLTSLCAAMITSATVIFAAVFVCLSCIVDILCFIFSLFATAVFLIDAVMQKKKFPSGYLCSPRGGLRTTEAFTACLILTAATDHFVTGEWSFRPFGMVCSIIVFAVCLLVTVVIIALNLLKLLQCLLSFRLSVMELVFNIVAVLLYLLAVILWSIFGYKRNKYNPYICDKCSFADMNTVVIGAIVNLVFYIVDLVLSFKSR from the coding sequence ATGTGTGGCCCATTCAAGGGCTGTCAGGGCATTTTGCGCCTGCTGGAAATCATCTTCAGTGCTTTATCTCTCATTGTTGTCATCTTCAGAGGCGTCATGGTGAGTCCATGGGGTGTCTGGTGTGAGTTTGTGTGGGTTTTCTGCATCACTGTGCCCCTCGTCCTGAGCGTGGTGGAGGCCAAAATGTGGCACATCCTCCTGGCTGCCTTCCTCCCCAACTGGGCTGACCTGACCTGCGGGCTGACCAGCCTGTGTGCTGCGATGATCACGTCAGCCACCGTCATCTTTGCGGCTGTCTTCGTCTGCCTCTCCTGCATCGTCGACATTCTGTGCTTCATCTTCTCCCTGTTCGCCACCGCAGTCTTCCTGATCGACGCTGTAATGCAGAAAAAGAAGTTTCCAAGCGGCTACCTGTGCAGCCCGAGAGGTGGTCTCCGCACAACAGAGGCCTTTACGGCTTGTCTTATTCTCACTGCTGCCACTGACCACTTTGTAACTGGCGAATGGTCCTTTCGCCCTTTCGGGATGGTATGCAGCAtcattgtgtttgctgtttgccTCCTGGTCACTGTGGTCATCATAGCTCTCAACCTGCTTAAGCTGCTGCAGTGTCTCCTCTCATTCAGACTGAGTGTGATGGAGCTTGTGTTCAACATTGTGGCAGTGCTGTTGTACCTGCTCGCCGTCATTCTTTGGTCCATCTTTGGTTACAAACGCAATAAGTACAATCCTTACATCTGTGACAAGTGCTCCTTCGCAGACATGAATACTGTTGTCATTGGAGCCATTGTTAATCTTGTCTTTTACATTGTGGACCTGGTTTTGTCCTTTAAATCTCGTTAG